From the Streptomyces nodosus genome, the window GGCCCGCGACGAGTGTGCCGGCGTACAGCCAGCCCGCCTGGGTGGCGAGCGTGGTCACCAGCCCCACCACGCGCCCCGCGAGCCCGCTGTCGCCGTCGGCCACGGCCAGCAGACCGGTGGCGAAGGCGATCGGTGCCACCAACGGTGCCGCCGCCAGGTCGCCACCCCGCATCCAGAGCGCGGTCAGGGCGCACACCGGCAGGAACAGCACCCCGTACACCGTGAGGGACGCCCCGAACAGCAGCCGGTCCAGGCAACCGAGCGCCAGCATCACGGCCCCGCAGAACAGCCCTCCGCCGAGGCCGGTGAGCCGGAAGCCGGGATGCCCCACCGCCTGTACGAGGGGTGCGGTGCCGCGGAGCGGGGCCGGGGGGCGCCGCTGGGGACCGCCGTTCCCGACGGGCCGGGAGGCGTTGACGGACCGCGCCGGTGCCGGCACACCCCGTCGGCCCTGCGGGGGAAGGGGCGCACCGCGTCGCGGTCCGTGGTGCGGGGGTCGCGTCCTGTGTTGCTCCACTGCACCAACTTAGGTCGTTTTATGTGCGGAATGGCTCCTCAGACACGCCGATGCCCAGACCTTGGCCAAGCGTTCGATGCATCGCCGGGCGGGGTCGGGCACGCCGTAGACTGGTGCTTCGGCCCGCACACACTCCTGACGGACCCGGGCCTCAGCCCCAGTCCAGTTCTCCTCACATGTACGGGAAGTCGCAACGTGTCGCTCACGATCGGAATCGTCGGCCTGCCCAATGTCGGCAAGTCGACCCTGTTCAACGCCCTGACCAAGAACGACGTGCTGGCGGCCAACTACCCGTTCGCCACGATCGAGCCGAACGTGGGCGTGGTGGGCGTCCCCGACCCCCGGCTGGCCAAGCTGGCCGAGATCTTCACCTCGCAGCGGCTCCTTCCGGCGACGGTGGACTTCGTCGACATCGCGGGCATCGTGCGCGGCGCCAGCGAGGGCGAGGGCCTGGGCAACAAGTTCCTCGCGAACATCCGTGAGTCGGACGCGATCTGCCAGGTGATCCGCGCCTTCAAGGACGAGAACGTCGTCCATGTGGACGGCAAGGTCTCGCCCAAGAACGACATCGAGACCATCAACACCGAGCTGATCCTCGCGGACCTCCAGACCATCGAGAAGGTCCTCCCGAGGCTGCAGAAGGAATCCCGGATCAAGAAGGACGTCGCCCCGAAGGTCAAGGCCGTCGAGGAGGCCAAGGAGATCCTGGAGAAGGGCGACACCCTCTTCGCGCACGGGATCGTCCAGGGCAGCGAGCGTGCGGAGCCGCTGCACGACCTGCATCTGCTCACCACCAAGCCCTTCCTCTACGTCTTCAACGTCGACGAGGACGAGCTGATGGACGACGCCTTCAAGGACGAGCAGCGCGCGCTGGTCGCCCCCGCCGAGGCGATCTTCCTCAACGCCAAGCTGGAGGCGGACCTCGCCGAGCTCGAGGAGGACGAGGCCCTCGAACTCCTGGAGTCGGTCGGCCAGCACGAGCCGGGCCTCGCGACCCTGGCCCGCGTCGGCTTCGACACCCTGGGCCTGCAGACCTACCTCACGGCCGGCCCGAAGGAGGCCCGCGCCTGGACGATCAAGAAGGGCGCCACCGCCCCCGAGGCCGCCGGTGTCATCCACACCGACTTCCAGAAGGGCTTCATCAAGGCGGAGGTCATCTCCTTCGAGGACCTGGTCGCCACCGGCTCCGTGGCCGACGCCCGCGCCGCGGGCAAGGCCCGTATGGAGGGCAAGGACTATGTGATGGGCGACGGGGACGTGGTGGAGTTCCGCTTCAACGTCTGATCCGTTCGGCAAAAGGCCGTCCGACCTGCGGCAGAGCGGGTCGGACGGCCTTTGCGGTCCGCACGGAGTCAGCTGGGGTGCTGAACTGCCGGCCGAAGGTATTCGAAGAGGTCGTCGAGACGTGTGTCGGTGACACGGTCGCGCACCTCGGTGAAAAGCCATCCCAGCAGCTCGGCGGAGGCGTTGTACTCACCGTAGAAGCCCATGCGCAAGTCGGTGATCTGGTACTCGAACATCACGTCGTCCACGAGGTCTGCCACGTGCGCGTCGGCAGCCGGGGTACAGGTCGCGGTCCATGTGTTCAGCCAAGGACACAGGCTGTCGGTGGCCACGGTGATGAGGCTGAGGGCTTCCCTGATGGGCACGGGGCTGGGGTGGGTGTGCAGCGTGCTCTGCCACCAAGCGGACCAGACGTCACGCAGAGCCTCGGCCAAGGGCGCGTCCCAGGTGGTCCAGCCCGCCTGAACCAGGCGCGAGGCGATGAGCTCCTCGTCGACGTGGAGCCGGCCGGTGACGAGTGGGCGGATGATGCGCGGGACGAGGCGGCGATAGAGCCGAGGGAAGTCGCCCCAATGATCAGGTACCTCTGCGGCCACCGAGGACACCAGGTCGTCGGTTATGAGGTGCAGCGGCCCGGAGAGCTCGGCGAAGTCTTGCTCGCCGTAGCAATACGTACAGCCTGTGACGAGGAAGGGCTCCTCCGAGGCAAAGGCACGATCCAGGGCATCGAGGGCTGTCATGAGCTGCTCGGAACAAGGCATGAAGACCTGCCTGGGACTCCGTCCGGGCGACCGGCGAAGATCGCAGGCTATCAGGCCATGCCCGAACCCTGATGCCCTCGCTGCCCGTTGCAGTGAGGGCACCAGTCGTCAGGCGGCTCGGGCTCCGGTTCCTCCTGCGGGTCGGTCGACGGAGGCCATTGGTTGCTAGACGGTGCGAATGACAGGCGCGGGTTTGATGTCCTGGGCGTCGATGAGGGTGCGGATGTCGTCCGGGTCTGAGGTCCAGATGATGGCGCCGAGGGTGGCTGCCATGGTCACGACGGTGGCGTCGACGATGTCGGAGGTACCGGCCTTGCCGCAGAGGATGCCTGCGGCTTTGGCGGTTTCGAGGCCAACGGGTACGACGTGGCACCCGGCGAGGAACTTGCCGAGTCTGACCTGGCGGCGGGAGTCCCGCCATGCCTGGCTGACGATGACGG encodes:
- a CDS encoding DUF6542 domain-containing protein, translated to MGHPGFRLTGLGGGLFCGAVMLALGCLDRLLFGASLTVYGVLFLPVCALTALWMRGGDLAAAPLVAPIAFATGLLAVADGDSGLAGRVVGLVTTLATQAGWLYAGTLVAGLIAIVRRLRMMRRRAAQRRRTA
- the ychF gene encoding redox-regulated ATPase YchF, which produces MSLTIGIVGLPNVGKSTLFNALTKNDVLAANYPFATIEPNVGVVGVPDPRLAKLAEIFTSQRLLPATVDFVDIAGIVRGASEGEGLGNKFLANIRESDAICQVIRAFKDENVVHVDGKVSPKNDIETINTELILADLQTIEKVLPRLQKESRIKKDVAPKVKAVEEAKEILEKGDTLFAHGIVQGSERAEPLHDLHLLTTKPFLYVFNVDEDELMDDAFKDEQRALVAPAEAIFLNAKLEADLAELEEDEALELLESVGQHEPGLATLARVGFDTLGLQTYLTAGPKEARAWTIKKGATAPEAAGVIHTDFQKGFIKAEVISFEDLVATGSVADARAAGKARMEGKDYVMGDGDVVEFRFNV
- a CDS encoding PIN domain-containing protein; this translates as MNIPYLYDAGVLIAIDNNDRRMWARHSLALDDGRDIHVPAVIVSQAWRDSRRQVRLGKFLAGCHVVPVGLETAKAAGILCGKAGTSDIVDATVVTMAATLGAIIWTSDPDDIRTLIDAQDIKPAPVIRTV